The proteins below are encoded in one region of Myxococcales bacterium:
- the tldD gene encoding metalloprotease TldD (responsible for the proteolytic maturation of the E. coli pMccB17 plasmid-encoded microcin B17, an exported protein that targets the essential topoisomerase II DNA gyrase; degrades the E. coli plasmid F-encoded CcdA), with product MTMSKRYHASFLPGGDSPVDEAISQKLLSFALEKGGDYADLYFEFSVNGSYSYDEGILKAAGRSLSSGLGVRVMKGDATGYAYVEDLSFEAMKHAAQTAAQIAAEGGYAGSVALKANAIPQRYKVETLSLDVDNLSKRDLLRRADEAARAADSKVIQVQASLSEELREILIATSDGKFVHDSQPLLRFSVSAIVEKGKLRQSGSSGGGGRVGLDYFKDKSPEWHGKEAVRCALAMLEAKEAPAGEFQVVLAPGDSGVLLHEAVGHGLEADFNRKKTSNYTDSVGKQVASDLCTVVDDATLMNSRGSINVDDEGNLPEQALLIEKGVLRGYMHDRHSSAFFKSKATGNGRRESFKSHPMPRMTNTLLLNGPHDPEEIVSSVQYGVYAKRFGGGQVDISNGDFVFSLTESYLIEDGKITAPLKGVNLIGNGPDVMRKVVMLGNDMQVSDGIWTCGKDGQSVPVGVGCPTTKISAVTVGGTEVGARS from the coding sequence ATAACCATGAGCAAACGATATCACGCCTCTTTCCTTCCTGGCGGCGACTCCCCAGTCGATGAAGCCATCTCTCAAAAACTTCTTAGTTTTGCTTTAGAAAAAGGCGGTGACTACGCTGACCTTTATTTCGAATTTTCAGTCAACGGTAGCTACAGCTACGATGAAGGTATTTTAAAAGCAGCTGGACGTTCCTTATCGAGCGGGCTTGGTGTTCGCGTGATGAAGGGCGACGCGACGGGCTATGCCTACGTTGAAGATCTCAGTTTCGAAGCCATGAAACATGCCGCTCAAACAGCAGCTCAAATCGCTGCTGAGGGAGGATATGCTGGCTCCGTTGCACTAAAAGCAAATGCAATCCCTCAACGCTACAAGGTTGAGACACTCAGCCTCGATGTCGATAACCTGAGCAAACGAGATTTGCTCAGGCGTGCAGACGAAGCTGCTCGTGCGGCTGATTCAAAAGTGATTCAAGTTCAAGCCTCTTTGAGTGAAGAGCTTCGGGAAATTCTTATCGCCACAAGCGACGGAAAGTTTGTTCACGACTCTCAACCTTTGCTGCGTTTTTCCGTTAGCGCTATTGTTGAAAAAGGTAAACTTCGTCAAAGCGGATCTTCTGGCGGCGGAGGGCGCGTCGGCTTGGATTATTTCAAAGACAAGTCGCCTGAATGGCATGGCAAAGAAGCCGTACGTTGCGCGCTCGCCATGCTCGAAGCCAAAGAAGCACCCGCAGGCGAATTCCAAGTCGTTCTCGCTCCCGGCGACAGCGGCGTTCTTTTGCATGAAGCCGTAGGGCATGGCCTCGAAGCAGATTTCAATCGTAAGAAAACCAGTAACTACACGGACTCTGTTGGAAAACAAGTCGCAAGCGACCTCTGTACTGTTGTGGATGACGCCACGCTCATGAATTCACGTGGCAGTATCAACGTCGATGATGAAGGAAACCTGCCTGAGCAGGCCCTTCTGATTGAAAAAGGCGTACTGCGTGGTTACATGCATGATCGACACTCTTCGGCTTTTTTCAAAAGCAAAGCAACGGGTAATGGACGTCGCGAAAGTTTCAAAAGCCATCCGATGCCGCGCATGACCAACACCTTGCTTCTAAACGGACCACATGATCCAGAAGAAATAGTCAGCAGCGTACAATACGGTGTTTACGCAAAGAGGTTTGGTGGCGGACAGGTCGACATCTCCAATGGAGACTTTGTCTTTTCGCTAACAGAGTCTTATTTGATCGAAGACGGTAAAATTACGGCACCGCTTAAAGGCGTAAACCTAATCGGCAATGGTCCTGATGTCATGCGCAAGGTGGTTATGTTGGGAAACGACATGCAGGTATCCGACGGAATCTGGACTTGCGGAAAAGACGGACAATCGGTTCCAGTCGGGGTCGGATGTCCCACCACTAAAATCTCGGCTGTTACAGTCGGCGGAACAGAAGTAGGAGCCCGATCATGA
- a CDS encoding TldD/PmbA family protein, with protein sequence MSVASKEELVGLAGQMVEAAKKAGADIAEAYSHQSSHLSTKTRLKAPELVEEAGSKGVGLRVMLGKQVALVHTSDLSKAGLKRTVEDAIELAKLAQEDPFAGPPDASLLSKSDQHVNLDLFDESMQKLSTAEAIERASAGEKAAFDYDSRITNSEGGTFGRIAGASAIVTSGGFQGYSKGTYASLVVSPVADETDGKKRTGYYWSAKRHLAELKDAKTVGEEAARRTLAKLGAQKVATQHAPVVFDPDAARSILSLLASCINGSAIWRKSSYLAEKEGERIASELVNVIDDPLIPRAPGSRPFDGEGLASRRNTIVENGVLRSYLLDSYSARKLGKESTANASRGASGGVSPSSSNFILKPGSQSAEELLASTPKGLYVTDMMGFGFNAITGDFSRGASGFWIENGEKTFPVSEVTISLNIDELLKSIDAIANDLELDTSIAAPTFRVRSMTIAGRD encoded by the coding sequence ATGAGTGTTGCTTCAAAAGAGGAGCTCGTTGGCCTTGCAGGACAAATGGTCGAGGCAGCAAAAAAAGCAGGCGCGGACATTGCAGAGGCTTACTCTCATCAGAGCTCTCACCTTTCCACGAAAACCCGATTGAAAGCGCCTGAACTTGTCGAAGAGGCTGGCTCTAAAGGTGTTGGATTGCGTGTCATGCTAGGAAAACAAGTTGCACTTGTGCATACCAGCGATCTTAGCAAAGCAGGTCTCAAGCGGACGGTTGAAGATGCCATCGAACTCGCAAAACTAGCGCAAGAAGACCCTTTTGCAGGACCTCCAGATGCGTCTTTGCTTTCGAAAAGCGATCAGCATGTCAATCTGGATCTTTTCGATGAAAGCATGCAGAAGCTTTCGACGGCTGAAGCCATTGAACGCGCCTCCGCTGGCGAAAAAGCTGCTTTTGATTACGACTCGAGAATCACCAACAGCGAAGGGGGCACCTTTGGCCGCATCGCTGGCGCTTCGGCTATTGTGACAAGCGGCGGCTTTCAGGGTTATTCCAAAGGCACTTATGCTTCGCTGGTTGTGAGTCCAGTCGCTGATGAAACCGACGGAAAGAAGCGTACCGGTTATTACTGGAGCGCAAAACGCCATCTTGCTGAACTCAAAGACGCAAAAACGGTGGGCGAGGAAGCAGCGCGACGTACACTTGCAAAGCTCGGAGCTCAAAAAGTCGCAACCCAGCACGCCCCAGTTGTCTTTGACCCCGATGCAGCACGGAGTATTTTGTCTTTGCTGGCAAGCTGTATCAACGGCAGCGCCATATGGCGTAAGAGTAGCTATCTTGCCGAAAAAGAAGGCGAGCGCATCGCAAGTGAACTGGTCAACGTGATTGATGATCCGCTCATACCACGAGCCCCTGGATCAAGACCCTTTGATGGCGAAGGACTGGCTTCTCGTCGTAATACGATTGTCGAAAACGGAGTACTGCGAAGTTATCTTCTGGATAGTTATTCAGCTAGAAAGCTTGGAAAAGAAAGCACTGCCAACGCCTCACGCGGCGCTTCAGGTGGGGTGTCTCCTTCAAGCAGCAACTTCATTCTAAAACCGGGCTCGCAATCGGCAGAAGAACTCCTTGCCTCGACACCTAAAGGTCTTTACGTCACCGACATGATGGGCTTTGGTTTCAATGCGATCACCGGTGACTTTTCTCGAGGGGCATCCGGTTTTTGGATCGAAAACGGTGAGAAAACTTTCCCGGTCTCAGAGGTCACCATCTCGCTCAACATCGATGAGCTCCTCAAAAGCATTGATGCGATCGCCAATGACCTTGAACTGGACACCTCGATAGCTGCCCCAACCTTCCGCGTGCGCTCCATGACCATTGCTGGCCGCGATTAA
- a CDS encoding ABC transporter permease subunit, with protein sequence MKLALDFRAAFNLDLAEALRSRWVLFSTFVTCLLAAVFIFVGMRESTVMGFTGMGRALLSFSHTLLLILPLLALAATGQVMSQAREDGTFELLFSHPITPWRFFAAVSVVRYLVIFVPLLFWMVGMAAYDHMAASGTIQWSFLLRVLLLSAALLWCYVALGLTVSIFVRNQARAMIYLLLIWALSAAFIDFGIIALMLRWKLQPEVVFVLAVLNPLQAARMALLAGINTDLAVLGPVGHFLGARLGASWLLVIGVAWPVVVGCVAWMTSFWSLRHDDLL encoded by the coding sequence GTGAAGCTTGCACTGGATTTTCGAGCCGCTTTTAATTTGGATTTGGCCGAAGCATTGCGCTCGCGTTGGGTACTGTTTTCAACATTCGTAACCTGTCTGTTAGCGGCTGTTTTTATTTTTGTAGGCATGCGGGAATCAACCGTCATGGGTTTTACTGGCATGGGTAGAGCGCTGCTTTCCTTTTCGCACACACTCTTGCTCATCCTGCCTCTGCTGGCCCTCGCAGCTACAGGCCAGGTCATGAGTCAAGCTCGGGAGGACGGCACTTTTGAGCTCTTGTTTTCTCATCCAATCACACCTTGGCGCTTTTTCGCTGCGGTGAGCGTCGTACGGTACTTGGTGATTTTTGTGCCTCTTCTTTTTTGGATGGTGGGCATGGCTGCTTACGATCATATGGCTGCATCTGGAACCATACAATGGTCCTTCTTGTTGCGCGTGTTGCTGCTTAGCGCAGCGTTGCTTTGGTGTTATGTTGCTCTTGGTCTTACGGTATCGATTTTTGTTCGCAACCAAGCACGGGCTATGATCTATTTACTATTGATCTGGGCACTGAGTGCCGCGTTTATCGATTTTGGTATTATCGCTCTTATGTTGCGATGGAAGCTTCAGCCAGAAGTCGTGTTTGTTTTGGCTGTTTTGAACCCTTTGCAGGCTGCGCGTATGGCTTTGTTGGCAGGAATCAACACCGATCTGGCAGTATTGGGGCCTGTTGGCCATTTTTTAGGTGCGCGACTCGGTGCAAGCTGGTTGTTGGTCATTGGTGTGGCATGGCCCGTTGTAGTGGGATGCGTTGCTTGGATGACCTCCTTTTGGTCGTTACGCCATGACGACCTATTGTAG
- a CDS encoding ABC transporter ATP-binding protein — MRIELKHISKSFAEHRALNDLSLCIAKGSKLALIGPNGSGKTTLVRIALGLLRSKGSVCFNGEQLINGDLEFTRHIGYVPQISPQLKAPVGEIVKNICMVREAPVDDVHILAAELGLDLDAIATQSFRSLSGGMKQKLVIALALFSKPTFIVMDEPTASLDSGSRQAFFKLLPHYTRHSTMLLSSHRLDELTHLVDEVALLQQGRLVFSGSARVFLDDHATSIVELHVPQHKHDEWLAARGFEPALGRWWISRVKQKDKISLLASTMKELGSDLAHLYVQDIESVELGLNSKEQVQHE; from the coding sequence GTGCGAATTGAACTCAAGCATATTTCAAAATCGTTTGCTGAGCATAGAGCGCTCAACGACCTTTCTCTGTGCATCGCCAAGGGCAGCAAACTTGCCCTCATTGGTCCCAACGGTTCTGGGAAAACCACCCTTGTCCGTATCGCGCTTGGACTTTTGCGTTCAAAAGGAAGTGTATGCTTCAACGGTGAGCAGCTCATAAACGGAGATCTAGAATTCACAAGGCACATTGGCTATGTCCCGCAGATTTCACCGCAACTCAAAGCACCGGTAGGCGAAATCGTCAAAAACATCTGCATGGTACGTGAAGCCCCAGTCGATGACGTTCACATCCTGGCTGCTGAACTCGGTCTTGATCTGGATGCTATTGCCACTCAGTCGTTTCGGAGCTTATCGGGTGGAATGAAACAAAAACTTGTGATTGCATTGGCGCTTTTTTCCAAACCGACCTTTATAGTGATGGACGAGCCTACCGCGAGTCTGGATTCTGGGAGTCGGCAAGCGTTTTTTAAACTTCTACCTCACTACACACGACACTCCACCATGTTGCTCTCCTCGCATCGTCTAGACGAGCTTACGCATTTGGTTGATGAGGTCGCTTTATTGCAACAGGGTAGGCTCGTGTTCAGTGGTTCGGCTCGTGTTTTCCTCGATGATCACGCTACTAGCATCGTTGAACTTCATGTGCCTCAGCACAAACATGATGAATGGCTCGCGGCGCGGGGGTTTGAACCAGCATTGGGACGATGGTGGATTTCGCGAGTAAAGCAAAAAGATAAAATAAGCCTTCTAGCCTCGACGATGAAAGAGTTAGGGAGTGATCTTGCACACCTTTATGTTCAGGATATTGAATCGGTGGAGCTTGGCCTCAATTCAAAAGAGCAGGTACAACATGAGTAA
- the nosD gene encoding nitrous oxide reductase family maturation protein NosD, which translates to MKTQSNIVVFVVLLLGQCASERAVQRHSVFHDAHPDKPLACKEVRVDQDLQHVLDSVPKGQVLCLKEGVYPGPIVLRKTVVLWGHAKSVIQSTGRGTTVEIQADRTHLLGLTVDGSGGRFDTLDAAIHVKANDVRIEGCRVQHATFGILVEKVKHAVIKGNHVLGNSGAALGLRGDGIRLWEVYHSRVEDNKVAHSRDVVVWYSSNNVLKNNEVTHGRYGTHFMYSHRNRIIGNRYRNNVVGVFIMYSRDIALQRNEFWHSSGAAGMGLGIKESGNLRVKHNEFIDNTVGVYLDTSPLQIEDQNDFYDNRFKFGDVAVIFHGGERANTFKGNAFFDYQTPVRVEGGGTALNTTWRGNMFDDYVGYDMDEDGVGDIPMSYAAFRINS; encoded by the coding sequence GTGAAAACTCAGTCTAACATCGTGGTGTTTGTTGTTCTTTTGCTAGGACAGTGTGCATCTGAGCGTGCTGTTCAAAGACACAGCGTCTTTCATGATGCACATCCTGATAAACCATTGGCTTGCAAGGAGGTTCGTGTCGATCAGGACTTGCAGCACGTGCTCGATTCGGTTCCTAAGGGGCAAGTGCTTTGTTTAAAAGAAGGGGTTTATCCTGGTCCAATCGTGTTGAGAAAAACTGTTGTCCTTTGGGGACATGCTAAAAGCGTGATCCAATCCACTGGTCGAGGTACCACGGTGGAAATCCAAGCAGATCGTACTCATTTATTGGGTTTGACAGTGGATGGAAGTGGTGGTCGGTTTGATACCTTGGATGCTGCGATACACGTCAAAGCCAATGATGTGCGTATTGAAGGTTGCCGTGTGCAACATGCAACCTTCGGTATACTGGTTGAAAAAGTTAAACACGCCGTGATCAAGGGCAACCACGTGCTTGGAAACTCTGGCGCAGCTTTGGGTCTACGAGGCGATGGTATTCGCTTGTGGGAAGTGTATCACAGTCGCGTTGAAGACAACAAAGTGGCCCATAGCCGCGATGTCGTTGTTTGGTATTCATCAAACAATGTCCTTAAAAACAATGAAGTAACCCATGGTCGCTACGGCACGCATTTTATGTACAGCCACAGAAACAGGATCATCGGGAACCGTTATCGTAATAATGTGGTGGGAGTTTTTATTATGTATTCCAGGGACATCGCATTGCAGAGAAACGAGTTTTGGCATTCCTCGGGTGCAGCAGGGATGGGCCTTGGCATCAAAGAATCCGGTAACCTGCGCGTCAAACACAATGAATTTATAGACAACACGGTCGGTGTGTATTTAGATACTTCTCCACTTCAGATCGAGGATCAAAACGATTTTTACGATAACCGTTTCAAGTTTGGTGACGTAGCTGTGATATTTCATGGCGGCGAGCGAGCAAATACTTTCAAGGGTAATGCATTCTTTGACTATCAAACGCCCGTGCGCGTTGAAGGCGGCGGTACTGCCCTCAACACAACCTGGCGAGGCAATATGTTCGATGATTATGTGGGTTATGACATGGATGAAGATGGGGTTGGCGATATCCCCATGAGCTACGCAGCCTTTCGAATCAACTCGTAA
- the nosZ gene encoding Sec-dependent nitrous-oxide reductase: MTKKKKIVVSAIGIAALVLLSLGWNCGSDKKSASGATVAEIMEARNLSEADVTAALKTYMPTGTKDDYYLFASGGHGGNLIVIGVPSMRILKYVGVFTPEPWQGYGYGDNTNELLKQGSRNGKMLTWGDMHHPALSETKGEYDGQYIFVNDKANPRVAVIDLHDFVTKQIVASELIQSEHGATFVTPNTEYVIEAAQYPAPLGGGYASLDEFNEKYRGAAIFWKFDREKGRIIPEKSWAVELPPYGQDLSDAGKLASEGWVFFNSFNVERSYGGNMEGKPPMESGASQNDMDYLHIFNWKKAEQVAKSGKTKTIAKMPVISLETAIQEGLLYFVGEPKSPHGIDVTPDGKEMVVGGKLDTHATVYNWAQMIKLIESKSFEGKDSYGVPILPFKKAIRGQCEIGLGPLHTQFDNEGYAYTSVFIESKVAKWSLKDLKVVEKIPVHYNIGHLATAEGDTVSPDGKYLVAMNKWAIDRFAKVGPLHPQNFQLIDTSTENMQLLYDLPIPLGEPHYAQMIKADKIKAVDVYKPVGTDVLSGRKDKFAVEGGKEGIERKEDGVHVYMTAVRSHFTPDIIRVKQGDTVHLHVTNVEQAQDATHGFTIDSHNIHLSLEPGKHSNVTFVAQRAGVFPFYCTEFCSALHLEMAGYLLVEPKGQL, encoded by the coding sequence ATGACAAAGAAGAAAAAAATAGTTGTATCTGCAATAGGCATTGCAGCGCTGGTTCTGCTGTCTTTGGGTTGGAATTGCGGGAGCGACAAGAAAAGCGCTTCTGGAGCAACGGTGGCTGAAATCATGGAAGCACGCAATCTAAGCGAAGCGGATGTGACCGCGGCTCTAAAAACCTACATGCCCACAGGCACAAAGGATGATTACTATCTTTTCGCTTCCGGGGGTCATGGAGGAAACCTTATTGTAATTGGCGTACCCAGCATGCGCATCTTGAAGTACGTGGGCGTGTTCACTCCAGAGCCTTGGCAAGGCTATGGTTATGGTGACAATACCAACGAGTTACTCAAACAAGGCTCGCGTAATGGAAAGATGCTGACCTGGGGAGATATGCATCATCCGGCGTTGAGCGAGACCAAGGGGGAATACGACGGGCAGTACATTTTTGTTAATGACAAAGCCAATCCGCGTGTTGCAGTCATCGATTTGCATGATTTTGTTACAAAACAGATTGTTGCCAGTGAATTAATTCAATCCGAGCATGGCGCCACTTTCGTGACGCCCAATACCGAGTACGTGATCGAAGCAGCGCAATATCCTGCGCCGCTTGGGGGCGGCTATGCATCGCTGGATGAGTTCAACGAAAAATACCGTGGTGCTGCCATATTTTGGAAGTTTGATCGCGAAAAAGGACGGATCATCCCAGAGAAAAGTTGGGCGGTTGAGCTCCCTCCCTACGGTCAGGATCTATCCGATGCCGGGAAACTTGCTAGCGAGGGTTGGGTATTTTTTAACTCCTTTAACGTGGAGCGCTCGTACGGTGGAAACATGGAAGGCAAACCGCCCATGGAGTCCGGAGCTTCGCAAAATGACATGGACTACCTGCATATTTTCAATTGGAAAAAAGCTGAACAAGTAGCCAAGAGTGGGAAGACCAAAACCATAGCCAAGATGCCGGTGATTTCGCTTGAAACGGCCATCCAAGAAGGTTTGCTTTATTTTGTGGGCGAGCCCAAGAGCCCTCATGGCATCGATGTGACGCCGGATGGCAAAGAGATGGTTGTTGGAGGGAAACTCGATACCCATGCCACAGTGTACAATTGGGCACAGATGATCAAACTCATTGAGTCAAAAAGTTTTGAAGGCAAAGATTCTTATGGTGTGCCTATTTTGCCCTTCAAGAAAGCCATTCGCGGACAATGTGAAATCGGTCTTGGTCCGCTGCACACTCAGTTTGACAATGAGGGCTATGCGTACACTTCGGTTTTTATCGAGTCCAAAGTGGCCAAATGGTCTCTTAAAGATCTCAAAGTCGTTGAGAAAATACCAGTGCATTACAACATAGGCCATTTGGCGACCGCTGAAGGAGATACGGTCAGTCCCGATGGGAAGTACTTGGTTGCTATGAACAAATGGGCCATCGATCGTTTTGCCAAAGTGGGGCCTTTGCATCCCCAAAACTTTCAACTGATCGACACAAGTACTGAAAACATGCAGCTGCTTTACGACTTGCCCATCCCCCTCGGGGAACCGCATTACGCACAAATGATAAAAGCCGATAAAATTAAAGCAGTGGATGTGTACAAACCCGTAGGGACCGATGTTTTATCCGGTAGGAAAGACAAATTTGCTGTTGAAGGAGGCAAAGAAGGAATCGAGCGTAAAGAAGATGGTGTGCACGTTTACATGACCGCCGTGCGTAGTCATTTCACCCCTGATATTATCCGCGTTAAGCAAGGAGACACAGTGCATTTGCACGTGACCAACGTCGAGCAAGCGCAGGATGCCACGCATGGCTTTACCATTGATTCGCACAACATACATCTTAGTCTCGAGCCTGGTAAACACTCCAACGTAACTTTCGTTGCACAAAGGGCTGGTGTATTTCCTTTCTACTGCACGGAGTTCTGTTCCGCGTTGCATCTTGAAATGGCGGGTTATTTGCTGGTCGAACCAAAAGGACAACTGTAA